One genomic segment of Hydrocarboniclastica marina includes these proteins:
- the glnG gene encoding nitrogen regulation protein NR(I) produces the protein MTETANVWIIDDDRSIRWVLDRALSQAQMNPRAFENGDDVMRHLEHERPDAIISDIRMPGIDGIELLSQIVERHPGLPVIIMTAHSDLESAVSSYQTGAFEYLPKPFDVDDAVSLVKRAVAHSHEQRAHHEPAKGERADTTEIIGEAPAMQEVFRAIGRLSHSNITVLINGESGTGKELVARALHNHSPRAKSAFIALNMAAIPKDLIESELFGHEKGAFTGAGALRQGRFEQANGGTLFLDEIGDMPADTQTRLLRVLADSEFYRVGGTTAIRADVRIIAATHQNLEKLVEAGSFREDLFHRLNVIRVHLPKLAERREDIPRLMQYFLKAAAKELSVEPKVLRPDTEEYLSTLPWPGNVRQLENTCRWLTVMASGREIHISDLPPELMAQDEAPVTGQTWQEGLRNWAELELKRGKQGILDTAIPEFERVMIETALKHTGGRRRDGAQLLGWGRNTLTRKIKELDMESAAAEDLED, from the coding sequence ATGACCGAAACCGCCAACGTCTGGATCATTGATGATGACCGCAGCATCCGCTGGGTGCTGGACCGTGCCCTGAGCCAGGCACAGATGAATCCCCGGGCTTTCGAGAACGGCGATGATGTCATGCGCCACCTCGAACATGAGCGACCTGACGCCATCATCAGCGATATCCGGATGCCCGGTATTGATGGCATCGAATTGTTATCGCAGATCGTCGAGCGACACCCAGGGCTGCCAGTCATAATCATGACAGCTCATTCGGATCTGGAGAGTGCGGTATCGTCGTACCAGACCGGTGCCTTTGAGTACCTGCCCAAGCCCTTCGATGTTGATGATGCCGTCAGCCTGGTCAAGCGAGCGGTCGCCCACAGCCATGAGCAGCGCGCCCACCACGAGCCCGCCAAGGGCGAGCGTGCTGACACGACAGAGATTATCGGCGAAGCACCGGCCATGCAGGAGGTCTTCCGCGCCATTGGTCGCCTATCGCATTCGAATATAACCGTGCTGATCAACGGCGAAAGCGGCACCGGCAAAGAGCTTGTAGCCCGGGCCCTGCACAACCATAGCCCCCGGGCAAAATCGGCATTTATTGCCCTGAACATGGCGGCGATTCCCAAAGACCTGATCGAGTCCGAGCTGTTCGGCCACGAGAAGGGCGCCTTTACCGGCGCGGGCGCTCTAAGACAGGGTCGGTTCGAGCAAGCCAATGGCGGCACGTTGTTTCTCGATGAGATTGGCGACATGCCGGCGGACACCCAAACCCGGCTGCTGCGGGTTTTGGCAGACAGCGAGTTCTACCGTGTAGGTGGGACCACAGCGATACGGGCGGACGTTCGTATCATAGCGGCGACTCACCAGAACCTGGAGAAGCTGGTTGAAGCCGGCTCTTTCCGCGAGGATCTGTTTCACCGGCTCAACGTCATTCGTGTGCACCTGCCGAAACTGGCCGAACGTCGGGAGGATATTCCCCGCCTGATGCAGTACTTCCTCAAGGCGGCTGCCAAGGAGTTATCGGTTGAGCCCAAAGTGCTGCGCCCCGACACCGAAGAGTACCTGAGCACCCTGCCCTGGCCCGGTAACGTGCGGCAGTTGGAGAACACCTGCCGTTGGCTGACAGTCATGGCCAGCGGACGCGAAATCCATATCTCCGACCTGCCGCCCGAACTCATGGCCCAGGATGAGGCGCCGGTAACGGGCCAGACCTGGCAGGAAGGCTTACGGAATTGGGCGGAGCTGGAGTTGAAACGAGGCAAGCAGGGCATTCTCGATACGGCAATACCCGAGTTCGAGCGGGTCATGATCGAGACTGCGCTCAAACACACCGGTGGACGGCGCAGAGATGGCGCGCAGTTACTCGGATGGGGTAGAAATACACTGACTCGAAAGATCAAGGAGCTGGATATGGAGAGTGCCGCTGCAGAAGATCTGGAGGATTAG
- the glnL gene encoding nitrogen regulation protein NR(II), whose amino-acid sequence MKRAPFFKRMLENLSTAVLLLDRRLRVIYINPAAEMLFEVSGKRIQDAPVTDLFIETDEALQTLQESVVSGHPFTRREAEFMLSSGTRVRADYSISPFPDDAAALLMEIQPRDRLLRITREEELLHQQETTRILVRGMAHEIKNPLGGIRGAAQLLDRELDSQGLKDYTRVIIEEADRLRALVDRMLGPNKAPQMASANIHEVLERVRTLLEAESKGTVQFARDYDVSLPEFLGDKAQLIQAFLNVARNALEALAHQKPPAHEPRILFRTRALRQFTIGQNRHRLVVRVDIIDNGPGIPADLLQNVFYPMISGRANGTGLGLAITQSIIGQHHGLVECESSPGRTNFIIFIPLEPPA is encoded by the coding sequence ATGAAGCGAGCTCCCTTTTTTAAACGAATGCTCGAGAACCTCTCGACCGCTGTCCTCCTGCTGGACCGGAGGCTGCGGGTAATCTATATCAATCCCGCCGCTGAAATGCTGTTTGAAGTCAGCGGCAAGCGGATCCAGGATGCGCCCGTAACCGACCTCTTTATCGAGACTGATGAGGCGCTTCAGACACTGCAGGAAAGCGTCGTCAGTGGGCATCCCTTCACCCGCCGCGAGGCGGAGTTCATGCTCTCGAGCGGCACCCGTGTCAGAGCGGACTACTCGATCTCGCCTTTTCCTGACGACGCCGCTGCGCTGCTGATGGAGATTCAACCCCGCGACCGCCTGCTGCGTATAACCCGCGAAGAGGAACTGCTGCACCAGCAAGAGACTACCCGCATCCTGGTCCGTGGCATGGCTCATGAGATCAAGAACCCCCTCGGCGGGATACGGGGTGCTGCTCAACTGCTGGACCGGGAACTGGACTCCCAGGGCCTCAAGGACTATACCCGGGTCATCATCGAGGAAGCGGACCGTCTGCGGGCACTGGTAGACCGGATGCTCGGCCCCAACAAGGCGCCGCAGATGGCAAGCGCGAATATTCACGAAGTGCTGGAGCGCGTCCGCACCCTGCTCGAAGCAGAGAGTAAAGGCACGGTGCAGTTCGCCCGGGATTACGACGTCTCGCTACCCGAGTTTCTAGGCGATAAAGCCCAGCTTATCCAGGCGTTCCTCAATGTTGCGCGCAACGCGCTTGAAGCTTTGGCCCATCAGAAGCCGCCGGCACATGAGCCGCGTATTCTGTTTCGCACCCGAGCGCTGAGGCAGTTCACCATTGGCCAGAACCGGCACCGTCTTGTTGTCCGGGTAGATATCATCGACAACGGCCCGGGAATTCCTGCGGATCTTCTCCAGAACGTCTTTTACCCCATGATCAGCGGGCGCGCCAACGGCACCGGCCTGGGGCTGGCAATCACCCAAAGCATTATTGGTCAGCACCACGGCCTGGTGGAGTGCGAAAGCAGCCCGGGACGTACAAACTTTATAATCTTCATTCCTCTGGAGCCACCGGCATGA
- a CDS encoding DUF4124 domain-containing protein has translation MRLVILFLLSALVSSALFSSAVTAEVFRYKDKNGNVVFTDEPPAGMEKAEKIEVREVPTIEMPRGRLTEENLQQAADAVRQDAEPRSSYNLVEFNEPQNESAFWSGSGNIVMSVAASPQLDESHRFEVLLDGQSLGTNQSGRFEVNHIDRGTHTATVRVLARDGDVVETGESITFTVHRPSVLN, from the coding sequence ATGCGCCTGGTCATCCTGTTCCTTCTGTCTGCCCTGGTGTCCTCTGCCCTGTTCTCCTCTGCCGTGACGGCGGAAGTGTTCCGGTACAAGGACAAAAACGGCAACGTCGTGTTTACCGATGAGCCCCCGGCTGGAATGGAAAAGGCGGAGAAAATCGAGGTACGTGAAGTGCCGACGATTGAAATGCCCCGGGGACGATTGACGGAAGAAAACCTTCAGCAAGCAGCTGACGCTGTCCGGCAAGACGCGGAACCGCGGAGCAGCTACAACCTTGTCGAGTTTAATGAGCCCCAGAACGAGTCCGCTTTCTGGAGTGGTAGTGGCAACATCGTCATGAGCGTAGCGGCCAGTCCCCAACTCGACGAAAGCCACCGCTTTGAGGTGCTTCTGGATGGCCAATCCCTCGGGACTAACCAGTCGGGCCGCTTTGAGGTCAACCACATAGACAGGGGCACACATACTGCTACCGTGCGCGTTCTCGCTCGTGATGGGGACGTTGTCGAAACAGGCGAATCCATAACCTTCACTGTCCATAGACCTTCCGTGCTGAACTAG